Proteins found in one Ptychodera flava strain L36383 chromosome 3, AS_Pfla_20210202, whole genome shotgun sequence genomic segment:
- the LOC139129651 gene encoding cilia- and flagella-associated protein 45-like: MPRSVVSTGSSSGGSSASRRARTRQYYTVNRTSDVDESLFGSPHKDTLMKQRQEKEAAVAEETVTKPASSRGSGRLRPRKKEEVQVITKDLIRKLIVPSEDPSGQSVILSRQEYQRIVHGSRVLTEAERNAIYEMYKTEKESAQDSYLERKKFMQDMDRNRKKNEKLSDLDEEAQKQAEYLLEKAKEQREEQEDEIKHLNELILNAKCHAIRDAQILEKGQISGEMVDEEKRLDLMMEVDRQNALKLQEEIENERREERLVGKHIILQQISEREEERLLDQERRDQEAQQMLKYLEKLQVEDLKALEKKHAQQVEAQKEIARANQEAEQQKEQKLEQQKLEEHKVVEYMKQKAEREAAFEAEQEKKRIEKEKEVARLRAMQERAKDYQAEKDALRAKRNQEQLEREWRKKEKEEALKKAETEQMLKDAREIQVANKEHFLAVQAARERAEFERVLLAQREQMEKEKDEEQKVHMRKMTHAEDVRKQIREKEQLKIADRNAFFEEGIKLDEEARARRAKLDEIKMRKLAELRNAGVPEKYCAEVERRINAPNVSLVTSK, from the exons ATG CCTCGCAGTGTGGTGTCTACAGGCAGTTCCTCGGGGGGTTCATCCGCGTCTCGCCGGGCCAGGACCAGGCAATATTACACCGTCAACAGGACATCGGATGTCGACGAGTCGCTCTTTGGCTCACCGCATAAAGACACACTCATGAAACAGAGGCAGGAGAAGGAAGCAGCAGTTGCTGAGGAGACAGTCACCAAACCAGCATCTAGCAGAGGGTCGGGTCGTCTCAGGCCAAGAAAGAAAGAGGAGGTTCAAGTCATCACAAAAGATCTTATCCGTAAATTAAT TGTACCTAGCGAAGACCCATCAGGCCAGTCTGTGATTTTATCGAGGCAAGAGTATCAAAGAATTGTCCATGGATCCAGGGTATTGACAGAGGCAGAACGCAATGCCATCTATGAAATGTACAAGACCGAGAAAGAATCTGCACAG GATTCATACTTGGAACGCAAGAAATTCATGCAAGACATGGATCGCAACAGAAAGAAGAATGAGAAATTATCCGACCTTGACGAAGAGGCCCAGAAACAAGCTGAGTATCTTTTAGAAAAAGCCAAGGAGCAACGAGAAGAACAGGAGGATGAAATTAAACATCTAAATGAG CTCATTCTGAACGCGAAATGTCACGCCATCAGAGACGCACAGATCCTAGAGAAGGGTCAAATTTCCGGCGAGATGGTCGATGAGGAGAAACGACTGGACCTGATGATGGAAGTGGACAGACAGAACGCCCTGAAACTGCAGGAGGAAATTGAAAACGAACGACGGGAAGAGAGACTGGTTGGCAAGCATATTATCCTGCAGCAGATCTCTGAGCGAGAGGAAGAACGTCTCCTGGACCAGGAGCGCCGGGATCAAGAGGCGCAGCAGATGCTCAAATACCTGGAGAAACTCCAAGTGGAAGACCTGAAGGCGCTGGAGAAGAAGCACGCGCAGCAGGTGGAAGCGCAGAAGGAGATCGCCAGGGCCAACCAGGAAGCCGAGCAACAGAAAGAGCAGAAACTGGAACAACAGAAATTGGAAGAGCACAAAGTCGTGGAGTACATGAAACAGAAAGCCGAGAGGGAAGCGGCCTTCGAGGCAGAACAGGAGAAGAAGAGAATCGAGAAGGAGAAAGAGGTGGCCAGGCTTCGAGCCATGCAGGAGAGAGCGAAGGACTACCAGGCTGAGAAGGATGCTCTGCGAGCCAAGCGAAACCAGGAACAACTAGAGAGAGAGTGGAGAAAGAAGGAGAAAGAAGAAGCGCTGAAGAAAGCCGAGACTGAACAGATGCTCAAGGATGCCCGTGAAATACAAGTTGCAAACAAAGAACATTTCCTGGCAGTCCAGGCAGCGAGAGAAAGAGCAGAGTTTGAAAGGGTGTTGCT GGCACAGCGTGAACAGATGGAGAAAGAAAAAGATGAAGAGCAGAAAGTGCACATGCGAAAGATGACGCACGCCGAAGACGTACGCAAACAGATCCGGGAGAAGGAACAGCTGAAGATAGCCGACAGGAACGCATTCTTCGAGGAGGGCATCAAACTGGACGAGGAAGCACGGGCCAGGAGAGCCAAGCTGGATGAAATCAAAATGAGGAAATTAGCAGAATTAAG GAATGCTGGCGTACCTGAAAAATACTGTGCTGAGGTTGAAAGAAGAATAAACGCACCAAACGTCTCCTTGGTAACATCGAAATAA
- the LOC139129652 gene encoding large ribosomal subunit protein mL39-like: MMRGRMALSSLRRMPCARWYSKNTKLTNAEVSARQSHLFENEKQRQLSLVTRIEKIRVKLLDKNNSCTLIMNKGLSTPYNVAMHLNKLYRDRSALALVNGEVWDMLRPLTEDCEVELLHFKCDKPQEVNKAYWRSCSHMLGAIIASAFKDDFFVDLVRAPDVPVTAGCFCYDVDLHMDDWSPTLQELMCLSQDAFKMQEKELPFERLAVDTNLALEIFQDNRFKKKQITESGKSTTTLYRCGDFVDVSDGPMVTSTRFATNFSITAVHNIKSSHSEHGKLQRFQGVALPSDFRRIHHTVLTPIENRAKIPVYTDSDGPWIEEKEDTQLQKETSV, from the exons ATGATGCGGGGACGGATGGCATTAAGCAGTTTAAGACGGATGCCTTGCGCTA GGTGGTATAGTAAGAACACAAAGCTGACCAATGCAGAAGTGAGTGCAAGACAAagtcatttatttgaaaatgaaaaacagagaCAGTTATCTCTCGTCACAAGAATTGAAAAAATCCGAGTGAAGCTACTGGATAAGAACAACTCATGCACACTGATAATGAACAAAGGATTATCAACACCATACAATGTAGCAATGC ATTTGAATAAACTATACCGGGACAGATCAGCATTAGCACTGGTGAATGGAGAAGTATGGGATATGTTACGACCTTTGACCGAGGATTGTGAAGTTGAGCTGCTTCACTTCAAGTGCGACAAACCACAAGAGGTCAACAAG GCATATTGGAGGTCTTGTTCACACATGCTAGGTGCTATCATTGCCAGTGCTTTCAAAGATgacttttttgttgatttggtgagagcCCCGGATGTTCCAG TGACTGCCGGCTGTTTCTGCTACGACGTTGATCTTCACATGGACGACTGGAGTCCAACACTGCAAGAATTGATGTGTTTGAGTCAAGACGCCTTCAAGATGCAAGAGAAGGAGTTGCCATTCGAGAGGTTGGCCGTCGACACAAACCTTGCTCTGGAAATATTTCAGGACAACAG GTTTAAAAAGAAGCAAATCACCGAGTCAGGGAAATCCACAACAACTTTATATCGCTGTGGTGACTTTGTCGATGTCAGTGATGGTCCTATGGTAACAAGTACTagatttgcaacaaatttctcTATCACGGCT GTCCATAATATAAAGAGCAGCCATTCAGAACAT GGTAAACTACAACGGTTTCAAGGGGTAGCTTTACCATCAGATTTCCGCAGG ATACACCATACAGTCCTGACTCCCATAGAAAACAGAGCAAAGATACCC GTCTACACAGACAGTGATGGACCATGGATTGAAGAGAAGGAAGACACACAATTACAAAAGGAAACTTCAGTCTGA